Part of the bacterium genome, GGACTCTTCATAGGCCTTCCAAAGCGCAAAATCGGCAGCCTGTTCTTTGTCGTATTCGTCGTGGGAGATTCTCGCACCGGCAATATTCTTATCGATTCGCTTGCCGGAAAGTTTGCCGTATTCCGGAAATTTCTCGATAGAGTAATAGATAGAGCCGTCGCCGCCGCGATATGCAACGCCAACATCGAGAAGCCGCTTTACAAGCTCGACCATCTCCGGGATATGATCGGTCGCCGCAGGATAGACCTCCGCCCGCTCGATTCCAAGCGCATCGAGATCCTCGAAGAATGCGGCTTTATATTTTGCGGTATATTCATCGAGTGAAATGCCGGCTTTGCGGCTTTCGCGGATCGTCTTGTCATCGACATCTGTGAGGTTCATCACCTGCGTAACTTCGTAACCGCGATATTTAAGCCATCGGCGGAGCAGGTCCTCGAAGATATATGCCCGGTAATTACCGATATGCGCAAAATCATACACGGTGGGGCCGCAGGTGTACATGCCGACCTTCCCCGGTTCGATCGAATGAAATTTCTCGATTCGATTTCCAAATGTGTTTTTAAATTTTATCGTCATTTTTTTCCTTCCGTAGGGGAGCACCTATGTGTGCTCCCGGTCGGTGAAATTACGCCATGTCCTATTATGCTTGCGGGAGAGCACATAGGCTCTCCCCTACGATTTTCCTTTATATATTTTTTCGATGAACTCAGGGAATTCCCTCGCGTCTTTTTCCCAATTAAATTTTTTACGAGCGGCGCGCATGCAGGTTTCGGCTCTTTGCGCTATCGCTGTTTCGTCTTTTATAAGATCGGCTATTATCTCGACGACGCGATTTTCCTGTCCGTGAGGCACGAAAACCGGGCCGTCGGCTTCGGAGACGATCCCCTTATAAGCATCTAACCAGGTTGTAATTGGAATCGTGCCCTTGGCCATATAATCGAATATCTTGCTCGAAAGACACTGGTTGTATTTCCTCGTCGGGACGATAAACGACAGTCCGATCTTCGCGCGCTCGATCATTTTCATAGCCCCGTCGTAGGCGATAAATTTTTCGGGAAAATACAATCTTTTGTCGTCGATGAGATCTCCGGCGGCCTTCCGGCATCGTTCGAGATAACCATCGCCGTAGACTGGCCCAAGGACTTGAAGTTTCCAACCGTCGAGGACGGCCCCCGGAGCGAGATGTTCCGCCATTTTGAGCATCTCCGCGCCGAACCGCACTGCCATCACGACTCCGACATATATGATTGTGTTTTCCTTTTCGGGGATTTTTTCCGGAACGGCATCGATTCTTGGGTAATTATGTAGAACGATAGTCGGCTTACCCGCCGGGGCGAGGCGTTCGGCGTTCTCGCGCATCGCAGTAATAATCCCGGACGAGGCTTTCGCGCCGCGCATTTCTTCCCATGCGACGAGCCTTTTAACCAGCCCTTTGAAGGGCTTTGGTACCCAAGCCTTCTCGGCGATAAAATCTGGATACGGCTCGTGGGCGTCGAAGATATATTTCTTCCCGTGTTTTCTCAACCATCGTCCTACGCGAAGAATCTCGGGATCGTGTATAATATAGAGATCGGCATCGAGAGCGATTGCGGCTCGGAATATCTTTTTGGCGGACAAGACCCTTTTAAAGCGGTTCTTGGGCCGTGGAAGAACAACGAACTCGACTCCGAAACCGGGTGTGAAATCGCCATTCGCCAAAGTAAGAACGGTCACGCGATGCCCCGCATCGACGAGCGTCTTCGTCTCCTTGGCGAAGATACGTGCGTCGTTAGGCGGATGAACCGATGCTACCATCGCGATGTGCATCTTTCTCCTTGTGGGCGATATACATAGAACTCATAAGACCTATAGAAATGAAAAACAGATGGTCAGTTGAAGTCGTAACTATCATAGCAAGCATTAACGTATAAAGAAACAAAGAAGAGGAAAGTCCTCCCAACTTGATGAAAAGTGAAGAGTTTTTTCTTTTTTTTATGAAATAAACAGCTGTTTTAAAACATGACATTAACAACGCCAAGTAGCATAACAAACCAATAATACCCCATTCGATATAATATTCCATTATAACATTATGAAGATGCTGGAGCTTTGC contains:
- a CDS encoding glycosyltransferase, which translates into the protein MHIAMVASVHPPNDARIFAKETKTLVDAGHRVTVLTLANGDFTPGFGVEFVVLPRPKNRFKRVLSAKKIFRAAIALDADLYIIHDPEILRVGRWLRKHGKKYIFDAHEPYPDFIAEKAWVPKPFKGLVKRLVAWEEMRGAKASSGIITAMRENAERLAPAGKPTIVLHNYPRIDAVPEKIPEKENTIIYVGVVMAVRFGAEMLKMAEHLAPGAVLDGWKLQVLGPVYGDGYLERCRKAAGDLIDDKRLYFPEKFIAYDGAMKMIERAKIGLSFIVPTRKYNQCLSSKIFDYMAKGTIPITTWLDAYKGIVSEADGPVFVPHGQENRVVEIIADLIKDETAIAQRAETCMRAARKKFNWEKDAREFPEFIEKIYKGKS